The segment CTAAATGTCTTCCAAGTGTAGTTTCCTAAGTTGTTccaaaattttttattttgatgatttTAAAGACTTGGGGAAAAGTACATAATAGGCACGTTTTCTTAAGTTTTATCAGAAGGGAAACCCAAAACTATATCATAAtgaaagtgtttctttttttttttttttttttttgttcttttttttcggagctggggaccaaacccagggccttgcgcttcctaggcaagcgctctaccactgagctaaatccccaacccctgaaagtGTTTCTTTATGCACTCACTTTTAGAGAGAACACTAAGAGTTTCTTTTGCATTCTAGGTTTTCCCCCAGAGCTCTGACTTgggaatttttaatttcttttgcatTTCCATGTGAATTGTGAAAACTGAATTAGTAAAAGTAAGAATACATCCACGTGCACTACATTGAAAATTAGGCCCTATTCACGATTGTTATTTGGAAGTTAACAGTGAGTGATAACTTGTTCTTCCTGAACAAAAGCATGAAACCTACTGAAGCAATCTGCTGACCGTATGTAAATCTGGCTGTTCCAGAATGTTAGGAGAAGTATTAATTCTATAAAATTTTGTTTGATACACAAAATATTAGCCTTTGGATACTCATGGTGTAATTGTGCATTTAAACTAAGCTCCATGGTAAGTAGCAAAAATGAACGAGGTAATTTGCACATTATAAATTTCTTCACTGTACTAGTATAGCTATATCCTTAACTCAGAGACCTTTGTATTAAAATGATACTGATCTGGTTGCATAACACTTTCCACTTACGCTCTAGTCAATAAATTAAGTTTTATAGTCATAAAGATACTAATgagtaaaaaaaattcaagagcTGATACAAAGAAGAATGAACTTGAACATTTACTAACTACTGCTTTATGCAAGGTTTTCAGTTGTTTAAGTCACCTTGTTTCTGTTCTTCATAAATTACTAACTCATACACCAAGATCATCATTCGTACTTTTAATTTACTGAGTCTGACAAATGGCCAGAAAACCAGATTCCTTTATGCTAAACTAGTCTTTTACTTACTGTTTTTTTCTAAAGTTCAGGGAACTATATTTGGGTCTTTGGGGGCAGAGGGcaggtttgagacagggtttctctgtgtagtcctggctgtcctagaacttgttctgtaaaccaggctggtctcaaactcagaggctTGTATGCCTCTggggattaaaagcatatgccaCCAACATCCGGCTATTCTTTggctctttattttaaaaatgaccttTCTATCTGGAAAAGCACAATTTTGTCCTAGTGAGAAGTTTAATTGGGTATTATTAAAATTCATGTTCTACCTCACATAACTTATTTAtccaaccccattttttttaacttgacctATTCTATTCAGATAAAACAAAGCAGGTTAAAACATATAACATCAAAATATGGCATATCGTAATATGAAGCTATATTGTGTCACCTTGTACCTTGCTCCAATTTTAATGCACAGGAGGGTTACTATGGATAGAAGGATCATCTCTGATCTAAAATACTGCATGATTAACAACTGTTTTCCATATAagtagattgttttgttttgttgtttctttttgatGCTGGTTATCAAGTTCAGAGCCTTGCATACAGTCAAATGGTTTAGTAAGAGGCTCAGTAAGAAAGTTTAGAAAGTTCTATCATTTTAAATGAGAAGGCTAAATTGTTTTCATCTTTGCTAGAGACTGTCTTAGAAAGTACACATCACACTTCTTAGAAACAGTCCTAAGTTGTGTTCTCATATTGAGGTGCTTTTACTAAACTCCTGTAGTGTGCACTAAAGAGACATTCTCTAATGTAACAATTTTAGTGTCAAGTTAAATAGTTTATTTCTTCTGAATGGACACAATACTGCCTGAAACAGAAAGCAGATGTTTTTCATAATGGACCCAAGTAACAGAGGTTAAATGGAAATTAAATATCTCTTCTTTCTTAATTAGTTGTCCTTAATTAGACAATATACAAGTGGGTCACTTTTCAAAGTTTTCTGTATCTTTAACTTTTCACTATCTTCCACTGAACATAGTATTTTTTAGAACAGTTAACATATACACAGTAATAGTTAAATTAAGTGAATAATTCAAATCATAAAGGCACTAAAATTGATTTGAGCTATCGGAAAGTCACCCTGTCTATAGAACTCTGCATCACTGTCATgaactcttctctctctgcttaccTCGGCTTTGGGGTACGTGTAGGAGAGTCAGGTTGTTAAAGGACTACAAACAATTTGATTCACATACCACTTATTTGAATAAAATACCTGAATGCTACACATGCTTAACACAAGTACGAAGATCACTCACGTTTACTTTACAGAGCCAGATTTCACTTCCTTTTCCAAGGTACTCTAAGAACATCTCCTCTACAAAGACTAACTAGAAAGACCTCATCCTTATTTTCTGGTAAATcatgttaaaatgttttaaacaagTAATTAATGAAAGCTTCTAGGTTaatggaaatgaaaacagaatttgTCTCATCAGAGAGAGTTTACACCCAAACAACCATTGGGAGCTCTGTGCTGCAGAGGTCTGGACCTCACCCTGTTGCAAAGCCTAGTGTCCACTATTAGTATATAGGCAACTCTCTCCGAGAGTCTCTTCTACTTGACATACATAGTAAGAACCACAGACCCCCTCCAATGCCTGTTCCTCAAGCCCCCACCTGTTGGCTGCATCTTAGTCTGTTTTCATATTGGATTTGTTCATCTCCCCAAGGTTGAAGTTGAATTCTTTGAACACTTGTATAAGGACAATTCCCACGGAGACAGTTGTAAATCCACAGGCCATGCCCAAGAAGTCCACCAGGCCCACATTGCTCCACTCCCGGAAGAGGATGGCTGAAGCCAGCAGGACCAGCGTGGTAAACACAACGTAGTAGATGGCCCCAAACACAGAGGAGTCGAAGCACTCCAGGGCCTTGTTGATGTACCTGAATTGGACAATGATGCTGcagcccaggacagccaggagcaccaggcacaggcagagggcTCTCTGACTGGACGGATTGTTGTGCAAGATGTCTTGGGCTGCCAACCCAATGCCCTTGGTGGAAGGCACAGTGAAACTGCCCAGCAAGGAGCAGATGCTGATGTAGACCATGATGTTGGTGGGCCCGTGGGCTGGTGCAATCCAGAAGATCAACAGCAGCAGCATGAGCAGCACAATGCACAGGTAGCCCACAAACACTGCAAGACAGGAGGCACACAGTGACCAAGGACGGCGTCCCACCAAAGACCACCCAGAGGGCAGAGCTGAACCAGTGCCTGATCCCTTTCCAGCCACCCCTTTAACCAGGGGAAGGGAGATCTAAGAGAGGACTCAACAGCTCTAACTTGAATCTATTACACCTAAGTCCattccacaaacaaacaaaaacgatcATACAGTtacgtggctcagtggtagagcacttgccccacatactcaaggccctgggtttgaaacCAAGCATGGTAAAACAAAAATGTGTAGCCCCAAGCTACTGCACCCACAAGGATAATGTTAGGTCACAGTTGTTGCCTTGTCCGGAATGCCCATGCCCAGGAGTCTTTGCCTTGTGTCCTTTACCATCATAAGGCCTCATTATAATTCTGCCTCTGGTTGGATACAACCCTATGTAACCAGGCCACAACTACCAACTGCCCCTCTACATGGATGGAACATGctctaaagaaaaaaggaagccaTTCCCAGGACTCCCAGGGCCAAGTCTGGAGTAGCTAAACTGTAACCACCTTCACTTACAGGAAGCCCCTCATGGCTCCCAACAGAGATGTGAGATTCTACCCTAAAGTGTCCTAACTGCTAATGTTTATATGACCTACTCCATCAGtaccaataaaaacaacaaaaacaggtttAAAAACCTgagatcaaacaaacaaaaaccaccaaccacaaaaaaaaaacaaaaaacaaaaacaaaaacaaaaacaaaaaacaagtggcaactggagagatggctcagcggttaagagcactggctgctcttccagaggttctgagctcaattcccagcaatcacatggtggctcacaaccatctgtaatgggatcaatccaatgccctcttctggtgggtctgaagatagctacactgtattcatatacataaaataaatatttgtggttttttttttttaaaaaacaacccaAAGCTAGTCACGTGGTGGACTTAGTTTTTTTCTTACTGACTGGTCTGGGTCACCTAAGTGCAAAGGATCCTCCCAACTCAGCCTTTTTAGTAGCTGAGACTGTAGGTACAAGGCACCGCTGCATCCCACCACAAGATAAATGTTCTTCCTTCTGAGTTAATTTCGACAAATGTTTACAGAATACCTCTCACTAACGAATGATACTAAGGGCGTAACGGGGTGTAAGCTAAAGTAAAGATACTCTTAAACTGTGGCGGTGTTTAGGCCTAATTCAACCGTTacttcagtggttctcaacctgtaggtctcaATCTCTTTGAAAGGTCAAATGACCCTTCCACGGGAGTCGCTtggaccatcagaaaacacagatactgaCATTATGGTTCAGAACAGTAAcataattacagttatgaggtagcaatgaagataattttaagactggggtcaccacaacatgaggaactgtattaaaggggcgcagccttaggaaggttgagcacTGCTCTAGGGGATGCATAGGATAAGTGTGGTTGGGGTACAAAGAGAATACACAACCCTAAATTATCCTAAATTTGTCACAACTTCTGAGTGTCTCCTTGGACGTCTAGTTGAAATAGCtcattatttaattataaattatcaGAGCTAAAGATTATATGAGTAGTCTGTATGTATATTtcataaacattaaaatttttacaaatacaACTTCCATGTAGGCTAAAGGGTGGTTATTCTTTCTCTGACTGAGACTTCAAGATTATCCTCCATTTCAGAGTCATACTGCTGATATAACTGCTCATGCTGATGGCATATGCTCAGACTAAGTCATGAACATGGTATCTCATGTCGGTTTACATCTACATCAACCAAATTTTTTCAGCACTCACACATTTTGCCAACTTCTCCTGTAGTTGTATTTGAGCATTTACATTAGAAGGTAGAATCCTGCTATGGCTTCTTTATACAGCTTATATTAAAAGCCCTGACATTCCATGTGCCAGGTTGATTTCACACGCTGGACTTCACAGATCTAGAAATCAGTGGCTATGCACATCAGTCATGTAGACATGCACAGCAACAAGAGTGCAcatgcaagcaagcaagcaggcagtgGGAGCTCCGGCCCTCGGGACTGAGAAAATACTATCTAACCCTGTATCGGAGGCAGCCTCGGGAAAAGAGTCAATGGAAGGACTGTTAAAAGCTGTCTGAGAGCTTCACCTACAAACTGGCAGACTGGcagtggaaggcagagagagtggTGCGTGCAAACGCAAAAGACTACCTCAGTGTGGGCCAGGTTTGGAGGATATGGGTATAAAACCAGAAGCAGCCCGAGCACAGGCATAGGATCAGCAGCAGGGAGTGAATGTGGATCTGGCTGGGCTTGTGCTCATGGAAAGGTGGGTACAAAGAACCTTAAAGCTGGAAGGGACAAAATCAGATGACATTTCATTCATAAGGGCCTGTAAAATCCAAAAGGCTGGTGTGGTAGGAACTGGAAGTAAAGGGTAGTGGAGACTGGTAAAATCAGGTCTCATCCAGGGCATCAATGAGGGCAGTAGAGGTGAAGCAGGTGAAGGTTTCCTGGCTAACCCGATAAAGGGACAAGGACAGCAGCCTCAGTAGCTATGTGTGAGAATGAAGAATTCACAAGCAGAAATCCTCTCTATTTTTCTGTGCTCGGCCTAAGTTTCTCATTTCTCAGATGCCCCCAGATGCATGACTTTTCAATCTGTCTGTCAAGCACGTTTCTCATCAGGGTGTTCTTTAAAGGGACTAGTTTACACCCTTTCTCTTCAATAACCTAACCTCATGAAACTTACATCATGGGCATACTGTCTGTCTATTCAGATTTGGCCTCTAAATCTGTCCTTCATACATTAAAACAGTGTATATGTTTCCTCTCAAACATAGGCTCTTGCTTTCTGAGGTGAGGCTACAAGCACTGAGAAATGTGCCCATCACAACACTGAGTATCGCCTTCTCTTTCTGCAGAGCTGTGCATCTTAGCCAGGGTCTCAACATTCTAACACTGTCATATACACTCCAGTCCCACGCGCTCTCTAAATACCTTTACAAACATTTTCTGTCTTTGGGTGTTAGGCATCATATATTAGGGGAGTTGGAAATATAATTAAGTGGTGGTTTAAATTTCCTCTAGGGCAAAAGTCAATTGTGCTGTTTGTAcctttagatgtgtgtgtgtgtgtgtgtgtgtgtgtgtgtgtgtgtgtgtgtgtgtgtgagagagagagagagagagagatgacagacacagagagagacagagacagagagacacacagaggcagagagacacacagagagcatgagagctgTGCCATGCATGTACTAGCAGTGCTGAGTGGAATCTATaggttaaagaaaaatacatacaGTTGAGAGGGTAGAGTATGGGAGCAGCAGGAGGAAAGGAATGTGGACAGGATTTTATCAAAgtacattgtttcttttttagagttttttaaatatatatatggatattttacctgcatgtatatctatgtactacttgcatgcctgatgcctgaggaggtcagaagagggcagcagaccctctatgactggagttacagatgattgtgaattACCAGATGGATGGCAGGAATCAAAACTCactcctctgaaagagcaacaaatgttcttagcctctgagccatctctccagcccatcacaTTACACTGTATATATATTATGACATTCTCAACCAACCAGTGTATTTAAAGACATCttcaaatcaacaacaacaacaacaaaacaaagctggATATGGTGTTCCATGCCTGTAATCCGAATAATTAaaaggctgagggaggagggctgcaACAAGTTTGGGGCTAACCTATGCTATATAGCAAGCACCAGGCCAGCCAAGCTACACATTGTGACTTTGGCTAAGaaagaagaacaggaggaggtggaaggaggaaaaaggaattattattattattattattattatttttacttaagaatgtcatcagaattgtgtgattttattttttacattttcttaatattttcatgatttaattatacataaggctggagagatagatcagtagttaaaagctcatcctgcctttgcagaggacccaagtttgtcCCAGTACACAAATGGAGCAGCTCCCAACTGAGTGAAGCTGCAGTTCTAGGACAGTGTGACACcgtggcctccaagggcacctgtGCTCCTGTGTACAgagccatttaaaaataaaataatataacgTAGTTTTACACACACAAGTTACAAATGTGTAAGTAAGTGGGAATATGAACATGGCAGAATCATCAAAAGTAAGGGAAACGGAAATACGGCTTAGAGGCACAATGCTCATTTAGCCTGCATAGGCCGAAGTTCCATTCCTAGCTTGGGGAAAAGTAACCTACGGAAATGCTCCTCTGGAAATCGTATGAACCCTTCAGGGCACCCTTCCTAGTGCATAGAGTTGTCAACTTTTTAATGCCTCTGTCTTTATACTCATGCTCAGAAAATACTTTGCATTTTATGAGAATGAGGAAATAGTAGAATGTGAAGTGTTTGCAGagatggtggtttgaatgaaaatgcccccacagattTGTATACTTCAATTCTTGATCACCAATTGGTGGGATTAtctgggaagggttaggaggttcggccttgttggaggagctgtgtcactgggggcaTGCTTTGAGGAGTCAAAAAACCCATGGCGGTCCCAGcgctgtctctctgcctcctgcctgtggGTCAAGGCATGAGCTCTTAGCTATTGTGGTCAACAGTCGTTTGCTCCATCATCATggaccctctgaaaccataagctcaattaaatgctttgttTCAAAAGCTGTCATGTCCATGGTGTTTTGctgcagcaacagaaaagcaacaggCCTAAAATACCAAAGGGAAATAAAGTCTTAGCTAACGTCAAGGAGTTCTCCAGGCAATCAAACCAAACTTAGAGGACCTCTGAAAACTGGGTTAGGCTTGTACTCACAGCCAATCTGATGTACACACAGAAAATGGACAGCCAATCAAGGTCTGTGGTGAAAAATCAGAGCAGACATTGTATGCCTGCCCTGTCGTAAAGCGTCAGGACAGAGTGGTAGTACCAGATGTCTGGCTTCCTCGGGAAACGCACTTGGCCACCCTGCTAAAAAGGACTTACCTGGATTGGTCAGCTTCTCCTCCAGCTCAGCCTGACTGGTCACGCTCTCGGACTTGGGGGAATGGATGATCAGCACGACAGACCCTGCGCAGCTTAGCAGACACCCCAACTTGCCCAAGATGTTGAGCTTCTCCTTCAGAAGGTAAGAAGCTAAAATGGACCTTCAATTAAATGAAAGAAATCATCACAATTTAAGTCAAACTTGTTTCCACTGGTTGAAGACACTTTACCTAAAAGATTCATACTTTCTTTATAGGCGTATCTTATCtttgttgactttttaaaaaatgtttttaatcagTATTTTggcactgggaatcaaatccatgGCCCCGCATCTGCTTAAACACTGAGCTACACATACACCCAGCCCatgatttattttttacaaaCAGAAAAACTAACTTTCCCATTAGATATTCACTGAAGTTTGTTTTTCAGGACAATTGGGTTTTTGTATCATTTTCATGCATAACCAATATGTAGTTTATAACATCTTAAATCATATCACTGTATAATATCTTAAGTTACCTTacagatataaaatatatgagaAGAAATTTTATGATTGACCAAAAATAGAAATATTCCTTCCTTAACTTACAAAAAGCAAataacagacacaaacacaaaatgaaaaaataaaacaaaacaaataaatacagagaTGCTAACAGCAACTAAAGTACTGAAGGACTGTGAGTAGTTACTCTATATAACATTCcaaactttaaaaaacatttagcACTCCTTTTtttcatatacaaataaatttcatatacaagtataaattcataaaatatcgaTGTGTTCATCTCTTATTTCCCTTTATAACATCAGGATACAACCTGAATGGGAAAAAATGGGCTTCTGCCAGGTCATTCCTGTTTTGCTGTTATTAATACCGAAGATACTCAGAGGACATGACCATCCAGGAACAGGGTGCAACGGGTTCATGGTTATCCTGGACTACTTTCTTTGGGAAACAGTCCCCAGACAGGATCCACATAGAAGGTAAGGCTATAAGCTAATGAAGAAGCAGGAGAAATGTCCCTCAGTCTTGCTGAAATTAACTGACGATAGACAATTGACAGGGAAAAAAGTACCCAAAACCATTTAGTGTGTATTACCATTCGTATATTTTAGGGACACGAAGACAACGAGACAGAATGTcgctgtgtagccccagctggcctggaacccatggCAGTCCTGTGCTTTAGTCTCCCATGATCCTCTACACTTAGTCAGTTCACATCATAAATGTCCGTCAATGGCTAGGCATGAAAGCAGTTTCCAGCCCGCAGTGTTATTGGGAAATTAAGTCATCGGAAAGGAAAGGCAGAGGTCTCAagtgagagaagaaggaaatggagatgGAATAGAATATGACAAAAGGGCAGAAGGAAGGGCTGCCTTGGTGTGAGCAAGCAACCAGCAAGCAGAAAGTGGCCTGGAGAAAGATCAAAATCCATGCATGAAGAAGGGTTATAACGAAACCCATCACTCTGGGTCTCAATtacaaaatgaattaaaaatatttatgaacaaaacccagaaaaattaaaggaaaattaaGGCAAAATGGTTAGAAAGTAAACGTTGCCTTCCCcagggagtgagagagagtggTATGTGGCTGCAGGTGAATACCTGAAGAAGTGACTGGACAGGGctcctctcagctctgggaggagGTAGCCTCGCGTCACAGTAAGTGAGGGACAAAAATCCTGTCTTTTGCAGAGAATCAGTTCATCTGTTCAGATGCCCTTAGAAAAGCAGACAGACAGGGGTCCGGTAAGGCGATGATGAGCTTCGACTCTTTAGACTCTCGAGTCCAGTGGCTCTCCTTTCCTAGTTATTCAGATACTGGGGCTGAGAGCGGGGCATGCAGTTAAGACTAGATTTATTTTGGAAGAAATGTATTCGGCCATATAAGTGAACTGAGAAATCCTTAACTTGTACTttgttaaataaaaagaattaaagatgaCTAGACAGACCAGGGGCAAGAAAGCATGGGTAAGAGACCTGAGTTGGAAAGCTCACACGGTCAACACACCACACTTGGGACTATCACTTTCTGAAGTGTCCACCTCCTGCCTTATAATGCTACTTTGTGTAATGCAAACAGCATAAATACTATACTGTACctacagttttgtcctaatggagGCCTAGTGCTCCAGTTTGGAAAATAAACTGCATTGCTGACATAATAAGAAAACCATGCCAAAACATGCCTGTATTTTAAATTAGGGCTGGGATGGTTTAAATGGCACCCAGAGGCTCATATTTTTATCTACATGATCCCTAGTTGGAGGAACTGTTTGCAAAGGGAGAAGGGGGtgtgaccttgctggaggaaggctttgaggtttcaaaaggtgGAACCATCCCCagtgctgtctctgcctcccgctTATGGATCAACAGATGAGCTCTCAGCTGTCCCTCTGCTCTGCCATTCTGGACTctcactctctgaaactgtgtgtcacagcaatagaagagtaataaagtggggttggggatttagctcagtggtagagcgcttgcctaggaagcgcaaggccctgggttcgatccccagctccgaaaaatagaagaaaaaaaaaaaagggcccgCCATGAACAAATGCAGCAAGACAATGAGCCTGCACCACAAGGCCACATCACCTCCCACCACAGTGCAAAGGACCAGATTGCAGTGGCCACATGTAAAGGTTGGTATTGATGACTTATAAGAGTTTTATATATTGAAGTACAAGTTCCTTATCATATACGTAATTTGAGAAATTGTGAATTTTCTTTCTCGATGGCAATTTCTGGAACAtggttttaaaatgtgtgtgtgtgtgtgtgtgtgtgtgtgtacgcacaaaCATTCTATAGTatgcatttggaggtcagaggacaacttgtaagagTCTATTCACTTAATGTGGCCTATAGGACTGAACTGAGGTCATCCATCCATCAGATTTGACAGTAAGCTTGGTGGCAGTAAAGATCAAGTTTGTTTTTACCTGCTAAGTCTTCTCACTAGGTCActacttattttaaatttattctttttatcaATTTCATACATGATACCATGCATCTTGATTGTGTCTACCTCAACTCCATGCTTACACTCACTGTGGATATCTCAAACAAGTCTCCCTCCAACCTTCATATTTCTCTGCAGAATAGAGGTTTTAATTTTGGTATctggtttatttctttcttcatgtgATTTTGTTATCATACTTAAATAACCCATTGCCTGATTTAAAAATTATAGTGACTTAAACTGTTTTCTTCTAGGAGTCTGCTAGTTTTAGTTCTCAGACAGATTTGAGTTCCTTTTTGTGTGGGAAGGGAGGCAATACCTTTGAATATCTGCATGCCAGTGTCCTGCTTGTTGGCACCATACAGGTTGTTTCTTCATTCTGGCACTGCTGGGATCAAGCTTAGGACCTTACATGTGCTCAGAACAATGCTGAGTAGACATGGCAAAGGTAAATACAGGTGAGCTCCAGCCCCAGTCCTTCAGCTCTAGTTTTGAAAGCCTAGTCTTTCTTATAGAGTTAGTT is part of the Rattus norvegicus strain BN/NHsdMcwi chromosome 1, GRCr8, whole genome shotgun sequence genome and harbors:
- the Nipa1 gene encoding magnesium transporter NIPA1, which encodes MGTAAAAAAAGEGARGPSPAAVSLGLGVAVVSSLVNGSTFVLQKKGIVRAKRRGTSYLTDIVWWAGTIAMAVGQIGNFLAYTAVPTVLVTPLGALGVPFGSILASYLLKEKLNILGKLGCLLSCAGSVVLIIHSPKSESVTSQAELEEKLTNPVFVGYLCIVLLMLLLLIFWIAPAHGPTNIMVYISICSLLGSFTVPSTKGIGLAAQDILHNNPSSQRALCLCLVLLAVLGCSIIVQFRYINKALECFDSSVFGAIYYVVFTTLVLLASAILFREWSNVGLVDFLGMACGFTTVSVGIVLIQVFKEFNFNLGEMNKSNMKTD
- the Nipa1 gene encoding magnesium transporter NIPA1 isoform X2: MLTSHYQDRETTKCAQRPDLKHIRAFQGTSYLTDIVWWAGTIAMAVGQIGNFLAYTAVPTVLVTPLGALGVPFGSILASYLLKEKLNILGKLGCLLSCAGSVVLIIHSPKSESVTSQAELEEKLTNPVFVGYLCIVLLMLLLLIFWIAPAHGPTNIMVYISICSLLGSFTVPSTKGIGLAAQDILHNNPSSQRALCLCLVLLAVLGCSIIVQFRYINKALECFDSSVFGAIYYVVFTTLVLLASAILFREWSNVGLVDFLGMACGFTTVSVGIVLIQVFKEFNFNLGEMNKSNMKTD